DNA sequence from the Ramlibacter agri genome:
GCGCAGCGCTTCCAGCCTTTCGTTCAGCGCGTCGTTGCGGCGGCGGGCTTCCCGCAAATCGCGTGCCTGGCGGTCGGCCAGCTCGTCGGCCTTGCGACGGTCGGCCAGTTGCGCGGCAAGCAGGCGCGCGAGCGGCTGCAGCGCTTGCGCTTCGGCGTCCTGTTGCGCCAGCACGCGCTGCAGTTGCAGTTGCACGCGCGGCTGCTGCGTGGAGTCGCCGGCTTGCAGCAGCGCGATCGCCAGTTGCAGGGCCTGCGTCGCGGATGGTGGCGTGTCGCCGAAGCGCTGGATCTCGGCGGCCAGTTCGGGCGCGGGCAGCGTGCGCACGCGGTCGGCGTAGGCCAGCACGGCGTCGGCCGGCGCGGGGGCTGGTCGGGCCGCGACGGGCGGGGCGACCGGTGTGCGCGCAGGTTCGGGTGGCCGGGCGGCCACCAGCGGCGGCGCCGGCACCTGGGATGCGCAGCCGGCGGCCAGCGCCAGCAGGACCAGGGCGCTGGCAGCGTGCGGCCGGTTCAGTTCAATTGGCATGGGGCAGTTCTATCCGGAAATGGCTGCCGCGGGGCGCGTCCAGCAGCGCCACGCGGCCGCCGTGCGCGGCCACGTATTCCTGCACGATGGACAGGCCGATGCCGGAGCCGCGCACGGCGTCCTGCGGCTGGCGCGCGCCGCGGTAGAAGGGCTCGAACACGCGCGGCCGGTCTTCTTCCGCGATGCCGGGGCCTTCGTCCTGCACATCCACCGTCACGCCCGCGGGCGTGCTGTCCAGGCGCACGCGCAAGGTGGCGCCGCGCGGCGAGAAGCGGATGGCGTTGGACAGCAGGTTGGCGAAGGCGGCGCCGAGCTTGGCGGCATCCACCGGCAGCAGCTGGCGCTCGCCTTCCACAACGACCTGCAGCTCGCGCGCCTGCCATTGCAGCCGCTGCGCCCCGACCTGCTCGCGCAGCAGCGCCAGCAGGTCGGTGCGGCGCCGCTGCAGCTGGCGCGCTTCGAAGCCGGCCGCATTCAGTTGCAGCAAGGCTTCGATGTGGCCCTGCAAGGCCAGCGTGTTCTGGTGCAGGATGCGCACCACTTCCTTCTGGCCCGCGCTCAATTCGCCGGGCACGCCGTCGCGCAGCAGCGCCACGCCTTCGCGCAGCGCCGCCAGCGGCGTCTTGAGTTCGTGCGACACATGGCGCAGGAAGCGCGCCTTGTCCGCTTCCAGTTCGGTCAGGCGCAGGCGCAGCCACTCCAGCTGCTGGCTGACGCCTCGCACGTCCGAGGGGCCCGGGATGTCGATGGGGTCGGCGAGGCGGTTCTCGCCCAGGCCCACGATCGCGCTTTCCAGCTGCTTGAAGGGCCGCGCCAGCCAGAGCCCGAAGACCACGGCCAGCAGCACGGCCAGTGCGATCGCCGCCAGCACCTGCCGCATCAGGCTGGCGCGCTCCGCTTCCAGCTTGTCGCGCAGTTCGCGGTTGCGAGCCTGGATCAGCTGCTGCACCTGCGCGCTGAGGCTGCCATTGCGCGCATCGAGCTCGCGGAATTCGCCGGCCACCTGGCGCTCGCGGTCCAGCGCGGTGTCCGCGGGGCCATCGAGCAGGCGGGTGATGTCCTGCGCCTGCTCGCGCCACTTCGCGGGTTCGGCGCCGGGCAAACCGGCGGTTTCCATGTCCTGCAGCGCGGCGCGCGCGAGACGCATCTCGTCGTCGAAACGATGCCGCAGCACAGCGTCGTTGAGCACCAGCGACTGGCGCGCCGCCCGCTCCATGCCGGCGCTGCGCGCGGCCAGCGTTTGTGCCGCGCCGTTGAGGGCCAGGGAGCGGCTGGCGGCATCGGCGCTCTGCGCCATCAGCTGCTCCAGCACGACGACCGCGCGCAGCGCCGTGGCGCCCAGCAGCGCGGCGATCAGCAGGAAGGCGACCAGCAGCAGCCGCCGGAACGAGCCCATGGAAGGGCGCTCAGGCGGCGAGCGTCGACTCGGCGCGCACCACTTCGCCGCGCAGCGAATGCGGCAGCGCTTCGGTGATGGTCACGTCCACCATCTGCCCCACCAGGCGCTGCGGCCCGGCGAAGTTGACGATGCGGTTGCACTCGGTGCGGCCCATCAGCTCGGTCTTGTCCTTGCGCGAAGGGCCTTCGACCAGGATGCGCTGCACGGTGCCGACGCGGCTGGCGCTGATGCGCTGCACGTTCTCTTCGAGGACGGCCTGCAGGTGCTGCAGGCGCTTCAGCTTGACTGCGTGCGGCGTGTCGTCCGGCAGGTTGGCCGCCGGCGTGCCCGGGCGCGGGCTGAAGATGAAGGAGAAGCTGGCGTCGTAGCCGACGTCGGTGACCAGCTTCATCAGCTTCGCGAAGTCTTCCTCGGTCTCGCCGGGGAAGCCGACGATGAAGTCCGAGGACATGGACAGATCGGGCCGCACCGCCCGCAGCTTGCGGATGGTGCTCTTGTATTCCATGGCGGTGTAGCCGCGCTTCATGGCCATCAGGATGCGGTCGCTGCCATGCTGCACCGGCAGGTGCAGGTGGCTCACCAGCTGCGGCACCTTGGCATAGACGTCGATCAGGCGCTGCGTGAACTCGTTCGGGTGGCTGGTGGTGTAGCGGATGCGCTCGATGCCGGGGATTTCCGCAACGTACTCGATCAGCAGGGCGAAGTCGGCGATCTCGCTGGTGTCGCCCATCTTGCCGCGGTAGGCGTTGACGTTCTGCCCGAGCAGCGTCACTTCCTTCACGCCCTGGTCCGCCAGGCCGGCCACTTCGACCAGCACGTCGTCGAAC
Encoded proteins:
- a CDS encoding sensor histidine kinase, with protein sequence MGSFRRLLLVAFLLIAALLGATALRAVVVLEQLMAQSADAASRSLALNGAAQTLAARSAGMERAARQSLVLNDAVLRHRFDDEMRLARAALQDMETAGLPGAEPAKWREQAQDITRLLDGPADTALDRERQVAGEFRELDARNGSLSAQVQQLIQARNRELRDKLEAERASLMRQVLAAIALAVLLAVVFGLWLARPFKQLESAIVGLGENRLADPIDIPGPSDVRGVSQQLEWLRLRLTELEADKARFLRHVSHELKTPLAALREGVALLRDGVPGELSAGQKEVVRILHQNTLALQGHIEALLQLNAAGFEARQLQRRRTDLLALLREQVGAQRLQWQARELQVVVEGERQLLPVDAAKLGAAFANLLSNAIRFSPRGATLRVRLDSTPAGVTVDVQDEGPGIAEEDRPRVFEPFYRGARQPQDAVRGSGIGLSIVQEYVAAHGGRVALLDAPRGSHFRIELPHAN
- the miaB gene encoding tRNA (N6-isopentenyl adenosine(37)-C2)-methylthiotransferase MiaB, giving the protein MKKVYIKTFGCQMNEYDSDKMADVMNAAEGYEPTQDPEQADLILFNTCSVREKAQEKVFSDLGRVKHLKKKGVLIGVGGCVASQEGAAIIERAPYVDVVFGPQTLHRLPQLLAERERQHRPQVDISFPEIEKFDNLPPARVDGASAFVSIMEGCSKYCSYCVVPYTRGEEVSRPFDDVLVEVAGLADQGVKEVTLLGQNVNAYRGKMGDTSEIADFALLIEYVAEIPGIERIRYTTSHPNEFTQRLIDVYAKVPQLVSHLHLPVQHGSDRILMAMKRGYTAMEYKSTIRKLRAVRPDLSMSSDFIVGFPGETEEDFAKLMKLVTDVGYDASFSFIFSPRPGTPAANLPDDTPHAVKLKRLQHLQAVLEENVQRISASRVGTVQRILVEGPSRKDKTELMGRTECNRIVNFAGPQRLVGQMVDVTITEALPHSLRGEVVRAESTLAA